The window AACAATCAGCATATGAATATGTGCATTTATCCACTAAAGCTATGGTGTAATCTAATTGGCCCAATATGGGTAAGGCGCACATTCAAGATTTGAAGGTGAAATTCATATACTTTTCTTGATTTACAATTGCTACACAAAATTATAACTTTTACCAAAtcatacaaataaataaataaataagagagAGAGCCGCAACGAGATGCGACTtttgtatttaatattattttgtcatatatcattttaatataaccccttattaatatttattaatattatattatataagaTAAATCATTACAATTACTACACAAAATTATAACTTTTACCAAAtcatacaaataaataaataagagagAGAGCTGCAACGAGATGCGACTtttgtatttaatattattttgtcATATATCATTCTAATATAACCCCTTATTAATATTATATGACACATGTCACAGAGATATATAAAATAAATCATTATCATAATTAATAATGTTAAGGTTTTAAATAAtacattttaaactttttatacaaacatttactttttataattatatgttaaatttaaaattataacTAACTTTAAAATTTGGTATATCTCTTatgtaataatttatttgaaataactgattaataattatgaatttttactatgaaaatttaattagttttgtaaccatggttctcacgggttataaactagttgttAATATATTTACTTTAAATTTATATGCATAATAATCCAAATCTGGACAATTTTACTGCATATATTTACAAGTTGTTTATATgttgatatatgtatatatgcaaTATGTGCAAATGTtcatgtgtatgtgtgtatatgtatatcaACATACTAGtatataacccgtgggaaccacggtgacaaaattaattaaactttcatagtgaaaactcaaaattattattcagttattttaaataaattattaattaaaaggaatttttttagttatataaagttataatcgttaatttgaataaatatgtgaaattatatcaacttataatttttattaattttattttaatttttattctaatgttattaatttaatttaattagagtgagaaatttaaaatttgaaattgagaatcaataggttgacaagtgacatgtattaattaggaggtttaatAGGATGCCACTTggcaaaaaaagaataaaatatgtattaattaagaGGCCTAATAGGataacacatgtcaaaaggagattaaaactattcttttattagaatagaaatGTGCACACGTTCATAAATGTATCTACACATGTTTACAAACATATGCGTACAAGTATATAATCTTATATGTAgatatgtatttatttattttaatgaaTGTTCTTGAataagtatttttatttatttttatgaaagCTTTTGTAGATTAAGAATAATAATGGAAGAGGTTAAGGGTGATAAACCGAAGAAAAACATGTATTCAAGGAAGGAAAAAATGAAGACAcatataaattttatcatatattttttttttatatatatattttatccgctaaaaacagttatagttttgtGAATATTATCTAATAAGATATATTAGTTTATTATTCACGTTTAGATATTAGgaaataaaaatatgtatttatacatcctaaaatataaatatatgttaTCGGGAATACGTGTATACACCTAAAAATATATGAATTTACATGtatctttttttattattactaGACGTGTTGATAGTTTTGGTGATTTTATAAAAATGGATATTATATTACAATAATATCAAATTTTAATAATATTACAATAATATCAAATTCTATAAAAATGGATATTATATTATCACTATAAATAAGTTATAATGATTGGTTATTATTTATACAAAACGACCACTATACcctttttattttgaatttgatTTTATCTAAATATAGTTGTTGAGATTAGAGTTCTCGAAAAACTAAGATTAGAATTCTCAAAGATCATCGTTGATTGAGGAATGAGTGAATCTATTATAACtaaaaattgtttgttttttataaattttggaaGTTCAATCGCATTTGACTTGGTTTTTTCCTTAGTTCCATCTTCGTCGATGCtaaaaattgtttaattttgtcCCATCTTGAATAGCATACCAAACACTATTTTAAGGGCTCACAAGTACaaaataaaaagtataaaaataaaaataaataatttattttgtttgtttttattaaaatttgGAAGTTTACCACATTTGACTTGGTTTTTTTTCCTACTTCCATCTATTGACATGACTTGGTTTTTTTCCTTAGTTCCATCTTTGtcaaaattgttttattttgtCTCTGTcaatacttaaatgtatcattctACTCGTTTATTGTTAAGTTAAATGAATACGAAATTACAAATTATGCAAATGCCCCTATTAATATACATAAATAACATCATCAAGTAGAAGTAAATATTGTAAATACAAGTTTttaaaaaccttaaaaatcaacAAAACCAACAAATCTGGTGGCAAATGAGGAAATGAACTTCCATTATTCTTGACATTAAAGACTGGATTATCAACTTACACACATCTAGTCTAAATGGATTAAGCCTTAAAACCTAAAGGAATAGACAATGTAACTGGATTCTTTAAGACATTACTACTGGTTTTCACTTAATCTCATATGTGTCTTTATATAATATAACATGATATTCAAGTAACAAAGTGACTAGTATCATTATCATCATTCAAATTCAAAAGGAAAGATTCATTGATCAAAGATGTCAAGGCACACAATTTTAAAGTTTCCCAAAACATGGAAATATAATATGGGCCTTGTAAAGAAACTTAATCTTCCTACAAACTTTGGGCGAATTTGAAAAGTACCTATCTCCAAAAGCAAACGATGAGATGTACATGATATGATCAACAAGAGAACACCAAGTAAATTGCTGTCAGGAGGCCAAACCAAAGAAACCCTATTCATAAACCCCTGTACTAACAACTATCTAGAAGAAAATGCCCAAAGCAAAAGCTTCCTTTGACCAACAAACCTCAAGATCAATCAATGATATCAGTAATTCAGCGTACCTTTTGTTTTTGAACAGAACTGATCTTCATCTCCTTGAGCATATCATCAGATCTTTCTTGGTTCTTCTTTTGTTATGCAGAAGATTCATTATCAGACCCTGCACCATTGTTGCCCACCAACTTCATTAACTCTTTGTCGCTGTTGAAAGATCTAGCTTCTTTCTTGTTCAACACATCCCAGAAGAAATCAGTAAGAACAGATTCATAACCAGGCATCTTTGCGTATCCAGGGAAGTAGTTGATGTCGATAACAAGGTATCTGTTCCCAACTTTGGTATCCCTGATGACATCGAAATTGAAGAGGTGGAGTTTCATTGCCTTACGCAATCCACGAGCAATGTTGGTTATCAGACTCATCGGTGGCATCTCTGCATCTTCCAAATCCATCCTCTTATAGTACTTATCATCGTTTCTGTCATGTGAAGTCAGGTTAGAAACCTGAGAGAATGATAAAGAACCATGCAAACTCTCCAATTTCTCTTCTGCAATGTCCGGCAACGATTTCCGTTTCACGCATTTCACATACTTCCCGACGACATACACTTTGAAGATAACCCCGCCGTGGTTCACAAACTCCTGCAGAACAGTAGGGGGTTTCAGTTTATCAAAACCCTCGCTACTGAAAATCAACAACATCTTATGCGATTTTGCGCTCCCGTCCGCCACCAAGGGTTTTGCAATCACCGGAAACTTCAAACCCTCGCCCCACGTCTTCGCCTCTTTCAACTTCTCCGGCTCGTATATCACAATCTGTTTCGGTATCCCAAACGACGCCATCTCATCGCTTTTCACCTCTTCAATTTCCGACACAACGTCGAGCATCGAAATCCGGTTGTGTAGCCGCTCGATTGCATCCGGAAAGTCGACTACAATAGCGTTAGGGTTATAAACCAAGTATTCCCGGAGTTGTTTCCTCCATTCTTCCCCGTACAACTTATGAAGCACACAATCAAAAGGACCTTGATCCACCAACGGCTTGTCGGTGTCGATCTTGATAAGATCGATACCGCGTTCTTTCGCTAAATTCACCAAAGAATCCTGGATAAAACTCTTCTGTTTCTTCATTAACAGCCCGTAACCTATACTGAATCGCTTCGTCGTCGTCATTTCCGCCATTCCTGCAAAATTTTATTCCCTTCTGATTTCAAAAATGCAATCACAACACTCATAACAAAGATTTTCAgacaaaaaattagggttttcagatTTTGAATATAGAGATACACAAAGggtgtatatgtatatatgaagcGATATAGAAACACCGGTGAGATTCTCGGAGTTAACGAGACTGTGGTTGGGTGAAGCGAGtatatatatagggtttgagAAGGTGAGTTAAATCGGGTACAAGAGGTAGGGTGAAGTTAACCATGGTTAAAGAGCGTGAAGAGTCCACGTGGCATATTCTCTCAATTAATATACGGATTCCGCCGCACTAACGAGTGTTAGAATTTTACAGAAACAAATTATTTGCCAAAAGAAGCAACGCGTATTACTGGCCGTTGGATTATTCTACATTGTGAGATCAACGGATAAGATTGATCCACGTGCCCTTGGTTAAATAGTGGTTGGACCACACGTCAAGTTGGGGGGTCAATAGCTATATAGTCTTCTAATTAATTTTGAAAATAGAATAACTTGTGTGTTTTTTTTAATGCTTTTGTGCATAGAATTAATAATATATCTCAACCAAGAGTGGGGTTATAAATACTAAATAGTAAATAGTGGACTATGAATGACCGGAAGTATCTTGGTTAATGGGCAAGAATCTTCTCTCCTATGATCACAAATGGAAAAGTTGAGTTTAGTTGTAATTGGAAATAGATTTTGGGTTTTCTTGCGGACTAGTTGAAAAGCTAGCTATTAAATAAAAACTAGTTGATAGTTAAAAAGTTATTGATAAAAAATAACATTTGGTAAAACTGGATGAAAAACTAGCtgtaatatataaaattacataaaaggacatgtaagagtatgtgtttctataattaattaaggggtgtctttggaaaattttaaaaaagatcATAAAAAGCTAGtataagtagcttttcaaaaagctagcttataagccactttttggcttaccaaacacgaaaacataaaaaaaaattcaaaaaataagcTAGTTGTAGCGCGCCAAACACAGCCTTAGCCAAAATAGATTTAGGACTatacttgggggggggggggggggagagagagagagagagagagagagagagagagagagagggagagagagagtaaTGAATGATTAATATTGCTTATTAAGACCTTACCTCGATGGTGTTTATAGTATTGGTATGACTTTATGAGAGATAAGATGTCTTTTGGCCGGGTAAAGTTGTCGTATGTTATGCATTTGATAGATTTTTTTTGATATGATGCTTTTAGAAGGTGGGTAGAACACAAACTTGTGTTTGTTGTGGATGTTCATACCTTTGTAAGTGTGTACAAACATCTTTTTGTTAAAGTAGTTGCTTATAAATGCATTAAGATATTGATGTGTATAGTTTGTATATACGGACACAGTGAATTCCAAGTCTACAAATACAAATCCTTGTTCCAAGTCTATTTGAAATGTATCAAACCTAGCTTAACTTCACATATACGTATCTTACTTAATACTACGACCCATAACCTGTAATATTATATAATGTTAGTACAAATCTTGACGCTTTCTTAAGAAACAATAAATAGTACCTCATGTAAGCACACCGGTCTTGAAGCTTTCTTAAGATTGAAGGACAAACATCCTCATTTAAAGTAAGATTTTTTTGACATTTTGCAAAACCTCGCCATAACATTGATTCCTATAAAACGGATGCAACAGCCTGCAAAACCCCCCAACATCTGGTGCTGTCCTGGCCTCCTCGACAGTGAGCTGGAAAGTGCGACCTGGAGCCCACGGGGGCTCCGCCCTGCCCTGAACCCCAttagtaatcctcaaagtagctggcACGAGGGCCCGCACTGGCTTGGCGGCGAGCAATAGACAGTTGaccttcacatgaccaacctgaacacaatgatagcaaatcctcatacAATGAACGGGGGTTGACTGGTGACAGTCCCTCGCGTAATTCCTCTCCTTGCTATATTTGTGGCACACACTACCAGATCGACATTCTCCGACATGAaccttcccgcacttcccacaagtgtggcctcGCTGACCTCCAGACCTAGAATAAGCAGTCTTGAACCGCTTCGGTGCAGGTTACGACTgtgtcggggcctgcctctgctctctcaactgaaGTTATATCTCAAGCTCACatcgcctggcggcctcctgtaactctagCAAAGTATCACACCGCTGAGTAGAAACAAAGTGCCTGATgttcgtcttgagcatgctcaggtaacgggtcatctgagcctgctttgaagcaaactcagggcaaaacatatCCCTATCAGTAAACAtctgggtgatctccgtcaccgactccgatcCCTGCCTCAAGTGTAAAAACTCATGAGCCAACCTCTATCGCTCGACCCAAGGAACGTAGTGAGTATGAAACATCTCCATGAACTGATCCCAAGATATTGCAGCCCTCTATTCAGCAGAATACGATCCcgtaacaagtctccaccaatccttcgctccggacctcagaaggttcagagcgtacttgaccttctggtcagcagggcatgaacaagtgaagaaacaaccctctatatcagatagccacctcatggctatgatcgggtCTTGGACTCCATCGaaagtcgggggcttcgtattatcgaagtgtCGATACTGAAAGACCTGCCATGTCCCAATGCCTGCAGCCGTCACGGCTGCGGAGGCTGCGACAACATCCGTCTCAGCCATGGTTACATAGTGATCATCAAATAACTCCATCatcgcggtcttgatagacctagACATCTCCCGAATCTGACCCCAGACAATAgcaaccacctcctcgtgaatgatCTCCCTGACGCGGTCCTATGACAATACCGACTCACCCTGTCTGCCGACTCCTGATCCCGATTCGGATCCGATCTCAACTCGCCTcgtagtcaccatactgaaaatacaccaggaagatatcagataaatcacatatcataacagggAACCAACGCCCGATGAAGCCCTAGGggtttttgttggataaggtgtctaagtccataacaatttctgatatatacttgacccggttggcatggtccatttggggtgcatggcattgcaatacttggatagaccaaatgagagaaaggacacttaaggtttattaatatattataagttctaatatattaataatattatttaattagtattgatcaagaattaatttggaattaattaagtgatcaaaaagagactaattaaatatatggggttgattgtgtaaatcatccattcttgtatagtgggctaatgatccatggtttatatgaattgggctaaaacccataaggttctccatggatagtccatggaggttataagcccatggatcatggaatatgaaaagccatgcacattagggtttacatggagtcatggagtaaccctacatgtgacacactatataagaagccctatggtaagcaaaatcggccactaagtgaAGAActagagggctagctgattttgagtgttagtgaacttctctcaaggttattccaagtgttatggtgttgtgtgagataTTTGAGGCataacacttgaggtgctaggctcataaggttctcaaggaatccaagcaacaagaaatgtATGTTTTTCTTACTTGCTTTTATGATTCAacttccccatgccatgctagataggttaagaaccttggaaatcaaatttgcatgtatcttagtaaaacatagatccaaggtttctagggttgcatgtacaccttaggagtgttagaatgctcaaaaatcttaagtggtatcaaagcctaggcttgttttcttgatacttgatgcaaattgttaaAGAAAGTTGAAAAATATGCATTCTGCCgagttaactcgccgagtccatggggggactcgatgagtccatgcataaaatcatcctactcgtcgagtaggttcacgcactcgacgagtagaatgcccaaagtgcagtttttcgagttttgctgctggaaatggactgaaaacattaccctaaactgttttggtcttataaaacttgttttagatggtgtaatggttatgctaatccattttcaatggctattatcaaaatttcaagctttgtatggtttatttatgattcttgaaattgttgatatgaatgctcatacacttatgagtttagaagatcataggaattatttgcaaattgtttgttagtttaattttttatcttgatgtgttttaatggaatccataacttgttctcaagttatggattaccaaaagtcactcttttaaagtccattaataaacacataggttacataaaatgaaaagtctctcattttaataaaaccttaactcataagttatgaaagatgaaaagctttgaaagttacaaacttgccctcaagttttggaacatgtaaagtcactttaaaaactttagttccaacccctagaattttaaaagttaaaattcaacccttatactttataatattataagttaataatatgtatatgtataagaaaaagtcgttttaccgttagtatgcctcattcacgaagccggtctataagggggtataaggttgtttcctttaaaatggcagcttaatgggtgtccactctcacccaccgcttccttgactggtggagtgttgttagccgaacgggtaggacagtgACTTTAAtcatcattaaaagtatgatgaatgtaaagtaactaaatgtttttataaattcccaatcttagttactttaggaaaatgtgaataaggtgctaacccatgaaattacactttgcattttgcttaagtcgttagtggagcgtgtgtggttaaccgacacactaacctggatttaacaaggtaggcaaagggtggcttaaggtttatcataggtcggtggagcgcgtgtggttaactgacacatcgattgagtgataaacattaagagtaccaagtattttgcatggttacttcacaccttgttttgtgatcctcgacatcccagtcacaaaacttaaagggcacactcgagattgaaacatgccattgaaaagttcaatgaatctcaaagaatctaggagtttcaaaaccaattaaaacctaataatttctTTCGTTTTTctagtggaaattggtgaatcttcattcacctaccttcaaatagtttatagcttggattacagcatccctcttccaagttataaaatattgtgttgggtcctagccttaatattacatttgggtgtcttattaaggaatatctttatatctaatctaaacttgtccttctttcttttcagatgtcttccaaaaaTGTTGCTTCTGggtcaaaccctaccggctccttctctctcatgaacctttgtgggagagtcaccttcgatggttccaactttatggattggatctggaacatcaggatggtcactcgttacgaggacaaggaatatttcCTCGACAtggagcttaaggaacttgatgagtcgtttgctactcctgaggagatcactGAATACcagactcatgaaagagatgccaccaaagtggcatgtatcatattggccacaatgacagacgagctccaaaagtcctatgaggactattacccttttgagatgcaccaggacttgatggaccgctaccatcagagtgctcgtcaagagcgatatgaaatcatctcctccatgataacaacccggatgaaggatggtgaacccatcacaggccacatgcagaaaatgcaaagtatGTGAACCGTTTGatgaaactgaatgtgaacttccccgaggagttggcaattgacatcattttgcactccttaccttcattttatgatcaattccgaatgacataccacatgaacaaggaggaagttacactcagcaaacttcaaggactcttgaagaccgccgaaagtgaTCTTAAGGGGaaaatcggttgttaccactcctactcctaccacggtccctgtcttggcaatcaggTAAGGCAaggaaagaagagaaagag of the Lactuca sativa cultivar Salinas chromosome 6, Lsat_Salinas_v11, whole genome shotgun sequence genome contains:
- the LOC111918111 gene encoding inositol-tetrakisphosphate 1-kinase 1, which gives rise to MAEMTTTKRFSIGYGLLMKKQKSFIQDSLVNLAKERGIDLIKIDTDKPLVDQGPFDCVLHKLYGEEWRKQLREYLVYNPNAIVVDFPDAIERLHNRISMLDVVSEIEEVKSDEMASFGIPKQIVIYEPEKLKEAKTWGEGLKFPVIAKPLVADGSAKSHKMLLIFSSEGFDKLKPPTVLQEFVNHGGVIFKVYVVGKYVKCVKRKSLPDIAEEKLESLHGSLSFSQVSNLTSHDRNDDKYYKRMDLEDAEMPPMSLITNIARGLRKAMKLHLFNFDVIRDTKVGNRYLVIDINYFPGYAKMPGYESVLTDFFWDVLNKKEARSFNSDKELMKLVGNNGAGSDNESSA